The Halalkalibacter krulwichiae genome has a segment encoding these proteins:
- a CDS encoding post-transcriptional regulator, protein MGEKQQFEVWRIEVEPALESKVDEFHLLGYNRATPDDVWECVLYQLRKKKEFTHLHEFVNEILTLQSHSFMNWLTIRSYQDPKDWFAEFES, encoded by the coding sequence ATGGGGGAGAAACAACAGTTTGAAGTGTGGCGTATAGAAGTTGAACCTGCATTAGAGAGTAAGGTGGATGAATTCCACTTACTTGGTTATAACCGAGCAACTCCCGATGATGTGTGGGAGTGTGTGTTGTATCAATTAAGAAAAAAAAAGGAATTTACTCATCTTCATGAATTTGTTAATGAAATATTGACACTCCAATCTCATTCGTTTATGAATTGGTTAACAATTCGATCATATCAGGACCCTAAAGATTGGTTTGCTGAGTTTGAAT